In one Populus nigra chromosome 12, ddPopNigr1.1, whole genome shotgun sequence genomic region, the following are encoded:
- the LOC133669721 gene encoding uncharacterized protein LOC133669721 isoform X2: MFFMLPLLCRKLAENTSEFWSALPLVQALIPALRPSVSSLGDNFDDNFSPWKQPFVQQALSQIVATSSSTLYHPLLHACAGYLSSFSPSHAKAACILIDLCSSVLAPWMAQVIAKVDLAVELLEDLLGTIQGARHSLARARAALKYIVLALSGHMDDILGKYKEVKLKILFLLEMLEPFLDPAIYALKSTIAFGDVSFTFLEKQEQTCVTALNVIRTAVQKPAVLPSLESEWRRGSVAPSVLLSILEPHMQLPPEIDLCKSSVSKSLEHEASTASSHASLVRQGGDSSKSNNQDEVDVSDTGVKMDIFEDVSLLFAPQELQTIVLTNVSSSPNKHILDSNHKDANSELNHVIEKKFGDQLQNGLVLDCGFIAEYFNLQADYFQLINYRDCELRASEYQRLALDLHSENEITVEGHDAAIDALLLAAECYVNPFFMMSFRSSPKVIPVNIGDNKKGKNYEISELRNACKKNSCDLETIALLEKKRDKIVLQLLLEAAELDRKFQRTSDYYPEGIVQQVIKLSPLDVQSTDAITLVRQNQALLCSFLIQRLKKEQHSMHEILMHCLVFLLHSATQLHCAPEEVIDFILESAEHLNGMLTSLYYQLKEGNLRLDPEKIHGVQRRWMLLQRLVIASSGGEGSDFAVNINSGFRCGNLISPSAWMHRISTFSCSASPLVRFLGWMAISRNAKQYIEERLFLASDLSQLTHLLSIFADELAVIDNVIDQKYEDDKIEQSGIKQDMLIHQRSKAADQHGDQSFHVIYPDLSKFFPNLRKHFESFGENILEAVGLQLRSLSSSVVPDILCWFSDLCSWPFFQKNQITSQNSYVHLKGYVGKNAKTIILYILEAIIIEHMEAMVPEIPRVVQVLVSLCRASYCCVSFLDSIMHLLKPIISYSLCKVSAEEKKLVDDSCLNFESLCFEELFLDIRQKNESQDLTAGKDYSRALTVFILASVFADLSFQRRREILQSLILWADFTSFEPTSSFHDYLCAFQTVLESCKILLVKTLRVFGVCKLQMPHVSDTSTGTLSDSRTELSSWFLSDVFHSSCPPKISEELESNIFDDIASKQKDCNLSVEEIEDFSNVLENLIAKLNPTIELCWNLHHRLAKKLTVTSAQCFMYSRCLSSIVLQVQNTQENDSENSCAFKPVDWFPVHWRTGLEALAEVIMKLQESHCWEVASLMLDCLLGVPCCFPLDNVINTICLVIKSFSCCAPKISWRLRSDKWLSMLFARGFHNLHESDGHLADLFVTLLGHPEPEQRFVVLQHLGRLVGQDMHGEPVLQSNTISYKLLSPDLVLSVPDSFLSLVVSSTWDQVVLLASSDSLLPLKTRALALLVAYMPYAGRQQLQSFLTAADSVLHVLGKVTYPTCEGPLLRLSLALFAGACLYSPAEDISLISQDIWRNIETIGLSRSEGKLGDLEKNACEVLCRLRNEGDEAKEVLKEVLSRNPSKQVDPDFGSTRESILQVLANLTSVQSCFDMFSKKIDQEAMELEEAEIELEILQKEHAVQESSKDSKEERDIPWITASVKEDNRLQEIKDRIRSLEKSKLQEDIVARRQKKLHVRRARQKYLEEAAIREEELLRELDREKAAEAEKEIERQRLLELECAKTRELRHNLDMEKERQTQRELQRELEQAESGLRSSRRDFPSSTHGSRPRDRYRERENGRSSNEGSARTNAGSLQPDTATSSSMATPAIVLSGSRPFSGQPPTILQSRDRQDDCGSSYEENFEGSKDSGDTGSVGDPDSITAFDGQSVGFGSAQRHGSRGSKSRQVMERREGRERDGRREGKWERKHS, from the exons ATGTTCTTTATGCTT CCTTTGCTTTGCCGCAAATTGGCAGAGAACACTTCTGAATTTTGGTCTGCTTTACCACTTGTACAGGCATTAATTCCAG CACTTCGGCCATCTGTGAGCAGCCTTGGTGATAATTTTGATGACAACTTTTCTCCATGGAAACAGCCTTTTGTGCAGCAAGCCCTTTCTCAG ATTGTAGCTACATCGTCTTCGACATTGTACCACCCACTTCTTCATGCCTGTGCTGGATATTTATCGTCATTTTCACCATCACAT GCCAAGGCTGCATGCATTCTAATTGATCTGTGTTCAAGTGTCCTAGCTCCTTGGATGGCTCAGGTCATTGCAAAG GTTGACCTAGCTGTAGAGCTTCTAGAGGACCTTCTGGGCACAATTCAG GGTGCTCGTCATTCTTTGGCTCGAGCCCGTGCTGCCCTCAAATATATCGTGCTGGCCCTTTCTGGGCACATGGATGATATACTAGGGAAGTATAAG GAAGTGAAGCTCaaaattctctttcttttggaGATGCTAGAGCCTTTTCTCGATCCTGCCATCTATGCACTGAAGAGCACAATAGCTTTTGGAGATGTTTCTTTCACTTTTCTGGAAAAGCAGGAGCAGACTTGTGTAACTGCCCTGAATGTCATCCGTACAGCAGTGCAAAAGCCTGCTGTTCTTCCTTCTTTGGAATCTGAATGGAGGCGTGGATCAGTTGCCCCTAG TGTACTTCTCTCAATATTGGAACCTCACATGCAATTGCCTCCTGAAATTGATCTTTGCAAGTCTTCTGTTTCTAAAAGCCTTGAGCATGAAGCATCAACCGCCTCCTCTCATGCTTCCCTGGTTCGCCAAGGGGGAGattcttcaaaatcaaataaccAAGATGAGGTGGATGTTTCTGATACAGGTGTAAAGATGGATATATTCGAAGATGTCAGTCTTCTTTTTGCTCCTCAAGAGCTACAGACCATAGTACTGACAAATGTTTCAAGCAGTCCCAACAAGCATATCTTGGATTCCAACCACAAGGATGCCAACTCAGAGCTGAAccatgtaattgaaaaaaaatttggtgaCCAGTTGCAGAATGGCTTAGTGTTAGATTGTGGTTTCATTGCAGAATACTTTAACTTGCAAGCAGACTATTTTCAACTTATAAACTACCGTGATTGTGAGCTTAGGGCCTCTGAATATCAGCGTTTGGCTTTGGACCTACACTCAGAGAATGAGATTACCGTTGAAGGTCATGATGCTGCTATTGATGCTTTGCTTCTGGCAGCAGAATGTTATGTCAATCCCTTTTTTATGATGTCTTTCAGATCCAGTCCAAAGGTGATTCCCGTTAACATTGGTgacaataaaaaaggaaaaaattatgaaatctcaGAGCTGCGGAATGCTTGTAAAAAGAATAGTTGTGACTTGGAAACAATAGCTCTTCtcgaaaaaaaaagggacaagATTGTCCTTCAACTACTGCTTGAGGCTGCTGAATTAGACAGGAAGTTTCAGAGGACATCAGATTACTACCCTGAAGGAATTGTCCAACAAGTCATAAAGTTGTCTCCCCTTGATGTACAATCTACAGATGCAATTACCTTGGTTCGACAAAATCAAGCTTTACTGTGTAGTTTTCTTATTCAGCGACTGAAGAAAGAGCAACACTCCATGCATGAAATTCTTATGCACTGTCTTGTCTTTCTGTTGCACTCAGCCACACAGCTCCACTGTGCTCCTGAAGAAGTGATTGATTTCATATTAGAATCTGCTGAGCATCTTAATGGGATGCTAACCTCGCTCTATTATCAGTTAAAAGAAGGCAATCTGCGGCTGGATCCAGAAAAGATACATGGGGTACAAAGGCGGTGGATGCTGCTTCAAAGGTTGGTAATTGCTTCAAGTGGCGGTGAAGGTTCAGATTTTGCGGTCAATATCAATAGTGGGTTTCGGTGTGGAAACTTAATTTCGCCATCAGCCTGGATGCACAGAATATCTACATTTTCTTGCAGTGCTTCTCCTCTTGTTAGGTTTCTTGGTTGGATGGCTATATCTCGAAATGCAAAACAGTATATAGAGGAGCGGCTCTTCCTTGCTTCAGATCTGTCACAACTTACACATTTACTATCTATATTTGCAGATGAGCTTGCAGTAATAGATAATGTCATTGACCAAAAATACGAAGATGATAAGATTGAACAATCAGGAATTAAACAAGATATGCTGATTCACCAAAGGTCTAAAGCTGCTGATCAGCATGGAGACCAGTCTTTTCATGTCATCTATCCTGATCTCAGTAAATTCTTTCCAAATTTAAGAAAGCATTTTGAATCTTTTGGGGAGAACATTTTGGAGGCTGTTGGATTGCAATTGAGATCTCTTTCATCCAGCGTTGTGCCTGATATATTGTGCTGGTTTTCTGATTTGTGTTCCTGGCCATTTTTTCAAAAGAACCAAATTACTTCTCAAAATAGTTATGTTCATTTGAAAGGTTATGTTGGAAAGAATGCCAAGACAATCATACTCTACATTTTAGAAGCCATCATAATCGAGCACATGGAAGCAATGGTGCCAGAGATACCTCGGGTGGTGCAAGTGCTGGTATCCCTTTGTAGAGCCTCTTATTGCTGTGTGTCATTTCTTGACTCAATAATGCATCTGTTGAAGCCTATCATTTCATATTCATTATGCAAGGTATCtgctgaggaaaaaaaattagttgatgATTCGTGTCTTAATTTTGAGTCACTGTGCTTCGAGGAGCTTTTTCTTGATATTAGACAGAAAAATGAGAGTCAAGATCTGACTGCAGGAAAGGACTACAGCAGAGCATTGACAGTTTTCATTCTGGCTTCTGTCTTTGCTGATTTGTCTTTTCAGCGTAGAAGAGAAATATTACAGTCCTTAATTTTGTGGGCGGATTTTACTTCTTTTGAGCCAACCTCATCTTTCCATGACTACCTATGTGCATTTCAGACTGTTTTGGAAAGCTGCAAGATTTTGTTAGTCAAGACATTAAGAGTCTTTGGTGTTTGCAAATTGCAGATGCCCCATGTTTCTGATACTAGCACAGGAACACTTAGTGATAGTAGAACAGAACTTAGTTCGTGGTTTCTCAGTGATGTCTTCCATAGCTCTTGTCCACCCAAGATTTCTGAGGAGCTGGAAAGTAATATCTTTGATGATATAGCCTCAAAGCAGAAGGATTGTAATTTATCTGTTGAGGAAATAGAAGACTTTTCTAATGTCTTAGAGAATCTCATTGCCAAGCTTAATCCAACTATTGAGCTCTGCTGGAATCTACATCATCGGTTGGCAAAGAAGCTGACTGTTACATCAGCTCAGTGTTTTATGTACTCAAGATGCTTATCTTCAATTGTGCTGCAAGTTCAAAACACTCAGGAGAATGACAGTGAAAATTCTTGTGCGTTCAAGCCAGTTGACTGGTTTCCAGTTCATTGGAGGACTGGTCTAGAGGCACTTGCTGAAGTCATTATGAAGCTCCAGGAAAGCCATTGCTGGGAAGTTGCTTCTCTCATGCTTGATTGTCTACTTGGAGTACCTTGTTGTTTTCCGCTGGATAATGTTATCAATACCATCTGTTTGGtaataaaaagtttttcttGCTGTGCACCAAAAATATCTTGGCGCTTGCGATCTGATAAATGGTTGTCGATGCTGTTTGCAAGAGGTTTCCATAATCTCCATGAGAGTGATGGGCATCTTGCTGATCTGTTTGTTACACTGCTGGGTCATCCTGAGCCTGAGCAACGGTTTGTTGTTCTTCAGCACTTGGGTAGATTGGTTGGCCAAGACATGCATGGAGAACCAGTTTTACAGTCTAATACCATTAGTTATAAGTTACTATCACCAGACTTAGTTCTTTCAGTTCCCGATTCATTTCTGTCTCTTGTGGTGTCAAGTACTTGGGATCAAGTGGTTTTGTTGGCATCATCTGATTCTTTATTGCCTTTGAAGACTCGCGCTTTGGCACTTCTTGTAGCTTATATGCCATATGCAGGCAGGCAGCAGTTACAATCCTTTCTTACTGCAGCTGATAGTGTTCTCCATGTTCTGGGAAAGGTTACATATCCAACATGTGAAGGTCCATTATTACGGCTTTCATTGGCACTTTTTGCTGGTGCCTGCCTGTACTCTCCTGCTGAAGACATTTCCTTGATATCTCAAGATATATGGAGGAATATAGAGACCATAGGATTGTCAAGAAGTG AAGGTAAGCTTGGTGATCTGGAGAAAAATGCTTGTGAAGTCTTGTGTAGATTGAGAAATGAAGGGGATGAAGCAAAAGAG GTTCTGAAAGAAGTGCTCTCTAGAAATCCCTCAAAACAAGTAGACCCAGATTTTGGGAGCACCCGGGAATCAATTCTTCAG GTCCTTGCCAACTTAACTTCAGTTCAATCGTGTTTTGATATGTTCTCAAAGAAAATTGACCAAGAGGCAATG GAACTAGAAGAGGCTGAAATAGAATTAGAAATTCTTCAAAAAGAACATGCAGTACAAGAATCATCAAAAGATTCCAAAGAGGAGAGGGATATTCCTTGGATAACTG CTTCTGTGAAAGAGGATAACCGCCTTCAGGAAATCAAGGATCGCATTCGCTCCCT AGAAAAGTCCAAGCTCCAAGAAGACATAGTAGCCCGCAGGCAAAAGAAGCTTCATGTGAGACGTGCTCGTCAGAAATATCTAGAAGAGGCTGCTATACGAGAAGAGGAACTTCTGCGTGAACTTGATAG GGAAAAGGCTGCTGAAGCAGAAAAGGAGATTGAGAGACAGCGGTTGCTGGAACTTGAGTGCGCAAAAACTAGGGAGCTCCGACACAATCTTGACATGGAGAAGGAGAGGCAAACACAG AGAGAACTTCAGCGTGAACTGGAGCAGGCTGAATCTGGACTACGATCATCAAGGCGTGACTTTCCTTCATCCACCCATGGCAG TCGGCCTCGGGATAGGTACCGAGAAAGGGAAAATGGAAGATCAAGTAATGAAGGGAGTGCAAGAACAAATGCTGGCAGCTTGCAGCCTGATACCGCCACTAGTTCATCAATGGCTACGCCAGCTATTGTGTTGTCTGGCTCTCGACCATTTTCAGGCCAGCCACCAACCATTCTTCAATCTCGTGACCGTCAAGATGATTGTGGCAGTAGTTACGAAGAAAATTTTGAAGGAAGCAAGGACTCTGGCGACACTGGCAGTGTTGGGGATCCAGATTCGATAACAGCATTTGATGGGCAATCTGTTGGATTTGGGTCCGCACAAAGGCATGGATCTAGAGGGAGTAAGTCCAGGCAGGTGATGGAGCGGAGAGAGGGAAGAGAACGAGATGGAAGACGGGAAGGTAAGTGGGAGAGAAAACATTCATGA